The following coding sequences lie in one Pseudomonas monsensis genomic window:
- a CDS encoding DUF1328 domain-containing protein — translation MLSWAITFLIIAIIAAVLGFGGIAGTATGIAKILFVVFLVMFIASFFFGRRGRG, via the coding sequence ATGTTGAGTTGGGCAATTACATTCTTGATCATTGCCATCATCGCCGCCGTCCTGGGCTTCGGTGGTATCGCGGGCACCGCCACGGGTATCGCCAAGATTCTCTTTGTCGTATTCCTGGTGATGTTCATCGCTTCCTTCTTCTTTGGCCGTCGCGGCCGAGGTTAA
- the gltP gene encoding glutamate/aspartate:proton symporter GltP — translation MKKAKLSLAWQILIGLVLGIAIGALLNHFSAEKAWWISNVLQPAGDIFIRLIKMIVIPIVISSLIVGIAGVGDAKKLGRIGLKTIIYFEIVTTIAILVGLVLANVFHPGAGIDMSTLGTVDISKYQATAAEVQHEHAFIETILNLIPSNIFAAMARGEMLPIIFFSVLFGLGLSSLQSDLREPLVKMFQGVSESMFKVTHMIMNYAPIGVFALIAVTVANFGFASLLPLAKLVILVYVAIAFFAFVVLGLIAKLFGFSVIKLMRIFKDELVLAYSTASSETVLPRVIEKMEAYGAPKAICSFVVPTGYSFNLDGSTLYQSIAAIFIAQLYGIDLSISQQLLLVLTLMVTSKGIAGVPGVSFVVLLATLGSVGIPLEGLAFIAGVDRIMDMARTALNVIGNALAVLVIARWEGMYDDAKGQRYWNSLPHWRSKEKLPAGEISKN, via the coding sequence ATGAAGAAGGCAAAACTCAGCCTCGCCTGGCAGATCCTCATCGGTCTGGTTTTAGGGATTGCAATTGGTGCGTTGCTCAACCACTTCAGTGCCGAAAAGGCCTGGTGGATCAGTAACGTCCTGCAACCGGCAGGCGATATCTTTATCCGTCTGATCAAGATGATCGTGATCCCGATCGTCATCTCGTCCCTGATCGTCGGCATCGCCGGCGTGGGCGACGCCAAGAAGCTTGGGCGCATCGGCCTGAAGACGATCATCTACTTCGAAATCGTCACCACCATCGCCATTCTCGTCGGCCTGGTGTTGGCGAACGTGTTCCACCCGGGCGCCGGCATCGACATGAGCACCCTGGGCACTGTGGACATCTCCAAGTACCAGGCGACCGCCGCCGAAGTGCAGCATGAACACGCGTTCATCGAGACCATCCTCAACCTGATCCCGTCGAACATCTTCGCGGCCATGGCCCGCGGCGAAATGCTGCCGATCATCTTCTTCTCCGTGCTGTTCGGTCTCGGTCTGTCGAGCCTGCAGTCGGACCTGCGCGAACCGCTGGTGAAGATGTTCCAGGGCGTTTCCGAGAGCATGTTCAAAGTCACCCACATGATCATGAACTACGCCCCGATCGGCGTATTCGCCCTGATCGCGGTGACCGTCGCCAACTTCGGCTTCGCCTCGCTGCTGCCGCTGGCCAAGCTGGTGATCCTGGTTTACGTCGCCATCGCCTTCTTCGCCTTCGTGGTGCTGGGCCTGATCGCCAAGTTGTTCGGCTTCTCGGTGATCAAGCTGATGCGCATCTTCAAGGATGAGCTGGTCCTGGCCTACTCCACCGCCTCCTCGGAAACCGTGCTGCCACGGGTGATCGAGAAGATGGAAGCCTACGGCGCACCGAAAGCCATCTGCAGCTTCGTGGTGCCGACCGGTTACTCGTTCAACCTCGACGGTTCGACCCTGTACCAGTCCATCGCCGCCATCTTCATTGCCCAGCTGTACGGCATCGACCTGTCGATCAGCCAGCAACTGCTGCTGGTCCTGACCCTGATGGTCACCTCCAAAGGCATCGCCGGTGTACCGGGCGTGTCCTTCGTGGTGCTGCTGGCAACGCTGGGCAGCGTCGGTATTCCGCTGGAAGGCCTGGCCTTCATCGCCGGTGTCGACCGCATCATGGACATGGCGCGTACCGCACTGAACGTGATCGGCAACGCCCTGGCGGTCCTGGTGATCGCTCGTTGGGAAGGCATGTACGACGACGCCAAGGGCCAGCGCTACTGGAACTCCCTGCCGCACTGGCGCAGCAAGGAAAAACTGCCGGCTGGCGAGATTTCCAAGAACTGA
- a CDS encoding inhibitor of vertebrate lysozyme family protein yields the protein MSALKTLAAALLLGGSAMALAANDGQTRVNELLGSDPQYRETWQGVVMKEERLPEWVMNLSGTPDQQMNAVTEDGDQYLVGPLCESADKCLNHRLIVAFSFDKKDAYAMLVDVPEGLPADKSPTRHATYRFLGKPDQGMQDLLMETLKKDPNWY from the coding sequence ATGAGCGCGTTAAAGACACTGGCAGCCGCCCTGCTTCTGGGCGGTAGTGCCATGGCGCTGGCGGCCAATGATGGCCAGACGCGGGTCAATGAGCTGCTCGGCTCCGACCCGCAATACAGGGAAACCTGGCAAGGCGTGGTGATGAAGGAAGAACGCCTGCCGGAATGGGTGATGAACCTGTCCGGCACGCCGGACCAGCAGATGAACGCCGTCACTGAAGATGGCGATCAGTATCTGGTCGGACCGCTCTGCGAGTCGGCGGATAAATGCCTGAACCACCGCTTGATCGTCGCGTTCAGCTTCGACAAGAAAGATGCCTACGCCATGCTCGTCGATGTGCCCGAAGGATTGCCGGCCGACAAGTCGCCGACACGACATGCCACCTACCGCTTCCTCGGCAAACCCGACCAAGGCATGCAGGATCTGCTGATGGAAACCCTGAAGAAAGATCCGAACTGGTATTAG
- the algB gene encoding sigma-54-dependent response regulator transcription factor AlgB — MESATEHQGRILLVDDESAILRTFRYCLEDEGYTVATANSAAQAEALLQRQVFDLCFLDLRLGEDNGLDVLAQMRIQAPWMRVVIVTAHSAVDTAVDAIQAGAADYLVKPCSPDQLRLATAKQLEVRQLSARLEALEGEIRKPKDGLDSHSPAMKVVLETARQVASTDANILILGESGTGKGELARAIHGWSKREKKSCVTINCPSLTAELMESELFGHSRGAFTGASESTLGRVNQADGGTLFLDEIGDFPLTLQPKLLRFIQDKEYERVGDPVTRRADVRILAATNLNLEDMVRDGRFREDLLYRLNVITLHLPPLRERAEDILTLADRFLARFVKEYARPARGFSDEAREALLGYRWPGNIRELRNVVERASIICPQERVEISHLGMAEQPANNAPRVGAALSLDELEKAHIGAVLATAGTLDQAAKTLGIDASTLYRKRKQYNL, encoded by the coding sequence ATGGAATCTGCCACTGAGCATCAAGGCCGCATTCTGCTGGTGGACGATGAATCCGCCATCCTGCGAACCTTCCGTTATTGCCTCGAAGACGAAGGTTATACGGTGGCCACGGCCAACAGCGCGGCCCAGGCCGAGGCATTGCTGCAACGTCAGGTTTTCGACCTGTGCTTCCTTGATTTGCGTCTGGGCGAAGACAACGGCCTCGACGTACTGGCGCAGATGCGCATTCAGGCGCCGTGGATGCGCGTGGTGATCGTCACCGCTCACTCGGCTGTGGATACCGCGGTCGACGCGATCCAGGCCGGCGCTGCCGACTATCTGGTCAAACCCTGCAGCCCCGATCAATTGCGCCTGGCCACGGCCAAGCAACTGGAAGTGCGCCAGCTCTCGGCGCGTCTTGAAGCCCTCGAAGGCGAAATCCGCAAACCCAAGGACGGCCTCGACTCCCACAGCCCGGCGATGAAAGTCGTACTGGAAACGGCGCGGCAGGTGGCGAGCACCGACGCCAACATTCTGATTCTCGGCGAGTCAGGCACCGGTAAAGGTGAATTGGCTCGGGCGATTCATGGCTGGAGCAAGCGCGAGAAGAAATCCTGCGTCACGATCAACTGCCCGTCGCTGACTGCCGAATTGATGGAAAGCGAGCTGTTCGGCCACAGTCGCGGGGCCTTTACCGGTGCCAGCGAAAGCACGCTGGGCCGGGTCAATCAGGCCGATGGCGGCACGCTGTTTCTCGACGAGATCGGCGACTTTCCCCTGACTTTGCAGCCAAAACTGCTGCGTTTTATTCAGGACAAGGAATATGAGCGGGTCGGCGATCCGGTGACCCGGCGCGCCGATGTGCGGATTCTGGCCGCGACCAACCTCAACCTCGAGGACATGGTGCGCGACGGTCGCTTCCGTGAAGACTTGTTGTACCGCTTGAACGTCATCACGCTGCATCTGCCGCCGCTGCGCGAGCGCGCCGAGGACATCCTGACCCTCGCCGACCGCTTCCTCGCCCGCTTCGTCAAAGAGTATGCGCGTCCGGCGCGCGGGTTCAGTGACGAGGCCCGTGAAGCGCTGCTCGGCTACCGCTGGCCAGGCAATATTCGCGAACTGCGCAACGTGGTTGAGCGCGCCAGCATTATCTGCCCGCAGGAACGTGTGGAAATCAGCCACCTCGGCATGGCCGAACAGCCGGCCAACAATGCACCTCGCGTTGGCGCAGCGCTGAGCCTCGATGAACTGGAAAAGGCGCATATCGGTGCGGTACTGGCCACCGCCGGCACACTGGATCAGGCCGCAAAAACCCTCGGTATCGACGCCTCGACCCTGTATCGCAAGCGCAAGCAGTACAACCTGTGA